From Cotesia glomerata isolate CgM1 linkage group LG2, MPM_Cglom_v2.3, whole genome shotgun sequence, a single genomic window includes:
- the LOC123259766 gene encoding alpha,alpha-trehalose-phosphate synthase [UDP-forming] isoform X2, translated as MIVVSNRLPFVLKRNEETGKLERKSSAGGLVTAVAPVVINGNGIWVGWPGMHMEDVNEQIPESDPNDKTPTAGLLSSKVVAVHVEPDKFDAYYNGSCNGTFWPLFHSMPDRATFNAEHWRAYVAVNEEFAAKTVKALEQIHEEQKSKPNGTPLVWVHDYHLMLAANWIRQAADEKNLKLKLGFFLHIPFPPWDIFRLFPWADEILQGMLGCDMVGFHIQDYCLNFVDCCQRCLGGRVDRKNLLVDHGGRTVRVRPLPIGIPFDRFVSLAEAAPKVIMTNLKIVLGVDRLDYTKGLVHRLKAFEMLLERHPEHREQVTMLQIAVPSRTDVREYQELKLEMEQLIGSINGRFTTPNWSPIRYIYGCVSQDELAGFYRDSAVALVTPLRDGMNLVAKEFVACQINTPPGVLIVSPFAGAGEMMHEALICNPYEIDEAAEVIHRALTMPEDERTLRMNYLRRRERIYDVNYWMKSFLQVMGSLEEHDSVGATVMQPVTMDDFDDYLSKYIGDDHKLALLLDYDGTLAPIATHPDLAILPLETKNVLQRLSNMPDVYIAIISGRNVNNVKSMVGIDGITYAGNHGLEILHPDGSKFVHPMPVEFEGKVGNLMQLLQDQLCRDGAWVENKGALLTFHYRETPIEIRGNLVQQAKKLIEEAGFKACSAHCAIEAKPPVEWNKGRASIYILRTAFGLDWSERIRIIYAGDDATDEDAMKALKGMAATFRITSSHIVRTSAERRLPSTDSVLTMLKWVERHLGRRKPRNNSLDISNRFRRSSGGVTMEMSFTEPQHSLAH; from the exons gtAGTCGCAGTCCACGTAGAACCCGATAAATTCGACGCGTACTACAACGGCTCGTGCAATGGAACCTTTTGGCCACTGTTCCACTCGATGCCAGACCGTGCGACTTTCAACGCGGAGCATTGGCGCGCATACGTCGCCGTGAATGAAGAATTCGCGGCGAAAACGGTGAAAGCGCTGGAGCAGATCCACGAGGAGCAGAAGAGCAAGCCAAACGGGACTCCTTTGGTCTGGGTGCACGATTACCACCTGATGTTGGCGGCAAACTGGATCAGACAGGCAGCAGACGAGAAGAACTTGAAACTAAAACTTGGTTTCTTCCTGCACATCCCTTTCCCGCCGTGGGACATCTTCAGATTGTTCCCTTGGGCAGACGAAATCCTCCAGGGGATGCTGGGCTGCGACATGGTGGGCTTCCACATCCAGGACTACTGTCTGAACTTCGTTGACTGCTGTCAGAGGTGTCTGGGCGGCCGAGTCGATAGGAAGAACCTCCTGGTGGACCACGGAGGCCGGACAGTCAGAGTGAGACCGCTGCCGATTGGAATTCCCTTCGACCGGTTCGTTTCTTTGGCAGAAGCCGCGCCAAAGGTGATTATGACCAACCTGAAGATCGTCCTCGGGGTGGACCGGCTTGACTATACTAAAGGGTTGGTCCATCGGCTGAAGGCTTTCGAGATGCTGCTAGAAAGACACCCAGAGCACCGCGAGCAGGTGACCATGCTGCAGATCGCTGTGCCGTCGAGGACTGACGTTAGAGAGTATCAGGAGCTCAAGTTGGAGATGGAGCAGTTGATCGGGTCTATCAATGGAAGGTTCACTACGCCCAACTGGTCACCAATTCGCTATATTTATGGGTGTGTTAGTCAGGATGAGCTCGCTGGGTTCTACAGAGACTCTGCTGTTGCTCTGGTTACTCCTCTTAGAGACGGAATGAATCTTGTGGCCAAAGAATTCGTTGCTTGTCAGATTAACACTCCACCGGGTGTTTTGATCGTTTCACCTTTTGCTGGGGCTGGGGAAATGATGCATGAAGCTCTGATTTGTAATCCTTATGAAATTGATGAAGCTGCTGAGGTTATTcacag agCTTTGACAATGCCAGAAGATGAACGTACACTACGTATGAATTATTTACGTCGCCGTGAAAGAATATACGACGTTAATTACTGGATGAAATCATTTTTACAAGTAATGGGATCATTGGAGGAACATGATTCTGTAGGCGCGACTGTAATGCAGCCTGTTACGATGGATGACTTTGATGATTATTTAAGCAA GTACATTGGTGATGATCATAAATTGGCGCTACTGCTTGACTACGATGGTACTCTCGCGCCAATAGCGACCCACCCTGACTTGGCCATTCTACCTTTGGAGACCAAGAACGTTCTTCAGCGACTGAGCAACATGCCTGACGTCTATATCGCTATTATTTCTGGAAGAAACGTTAATAATGTTAAATCAATGGTGGGCATTGATGGAATAACGTATGCCGGTAATCACGGTCTCGAGATTCTTCATCCTGATGGCAGTAAATTCGTTCATCCTATGCCAGTTGAGTTTGAGGGTAAGGTTGGAAATTTGATGCAGCTTCTTCAGGACCAG ctCTGCAGAGATGGTGCTTGGGTAGAAAATAAAGGAGCCTTGCTAACCTTCCACTACCGAGAAACCCCGATAGAAATTCGAGGCAACTTAGTCCAgcaagcaaaaaaattaatagaagaaGCTGGTTTTAAAGCTTGTAGCGCTCATTGCGCTATAGAAGCTAAACCACCAGTTGAATGGAATAAAGGACGCGCTTCAATATACATTCTACGCACGGCTTTCGGTCTCGATTGGAGTGAAAGAATAAGAATCATTTACGCTGGTGACGACGCCACCGATGAAGACGCTATGAAG GCATTGAAAGGAATGGCTGCTACCTTCCGCATCACGTCTTCCCACATTGTCCGCACATCAGCAGAGAGAAGATTACCCAGTACCGACTCTGTTCTGACGATGCTGAAGTGGGTGGAACGACACCTCGGCAGACGTAAGCCCCGCAACAATAGTCTCGACATATCAAACCGCTTTAGACGCAGCAGCGGCGGTGTCACCATGGAGATGTCCTTCACAGAGCCTCAGCATTCACTTGctcattaa